The genomic interval ATTTTTTGGAGCGGAGGATGGAGTACTCAACTTGGTCCGGTTAGTCAAGCATCCCCTGAACGCCCATAATGAAATGAAGCAACTGCATGCCATTACCTTTGTCTGTGAGCGTACATTACTTAATACAAGAAGATGCGAAATTTGATAAGCCGAATTCTCACATGCTAAATTTGAGCCATCTAGATAACAAAAGTTTCAACGTTGACAACGATAGCTTAATTAAGTTCTATTAACCACAGCCGCCTAGGCCTAGCTAACGATGAACCCAAGATAACCAGGGAATAATTTACACGTCAGCAATAGTCAAACCAAAGAGGGTAGTCACATCATTAAACACTGAAAATTGTGTTCCTTATGCCGCCGAGAACTAATTCATGTGTTTATTCATCGAATTCTTtgaatttgttgtttttgaagaAACTAATACAAGCGTTCTACGACAGGAAGAAGAAGCGATCGAACTGCAAAATTTGGCTCGATCTTACAAGGACAGCGACTATACTAAAACTACAGTAAAGCACCATGTCCATGGTGGAGCTGGCCGTCGTAGCCGGCGGCCGGCATGGAGGCCGGGCTGAGCAGCGGCACGGAGAACCACGACGCGTAGTCGAacatgtccgccgccgccgccgcgtcgctctgCCCGTGCGCCGGGACACCCGCGTAAGGCGGCGGGGGCGCAGGCACAGCCTGGCTCGCGcccatggccaccgccggcgccgcggtgcCGGCTCCGGTGAGCCTCTGCACGAGCTCCCGGAAGTCCCTGGGCGCCACGCGGTACACCttgggcggcgccgcccccgcggcACCCGCCGATCcccccgcgcctcctcctcctcctccgccgcgccacggcttcgccgccggcctctgCACCGCCCTCAGCGCCGCCTCGTAGGCGCCGGCGCTCCTCCTCTCGTCGCCGCCATGATCCATCggctctcgcgcgcgcgcttgAATTGGAAGTTGGAATGCTCAGGTTGGGGGGGAAGGGAAACGATCGAGCTCGTGCTGAGACACGGCGGCGTACGTGCGGGGGAGCAGCGTATTTGtagcgggcgcgggcgcgcgcgtgCGCCCGTGCGGGCGGGTTTCGCAGCAGTCAGCTGGTCAGAGTCCGCGAGAGTGGATGGATGTGTGggggctcggcggcggctgggggcTCGCACGGACGCGGCGCCAAGCGATTTGTAGAAGAAACACGTGGAAAACAAAGGGGAACTGCGGGTCAACGACTCAACGCAACGGTGGGTGGAGACGGAACCGATCAGTAAGAGCAGACTCTAAGGAGATGAAAAGTAGATTTATAgccataaatatattttaaagagataaaaagaaaagagaagagtcgtgtgctataaatttatagccagctgtagcacgaactttatgacaggtgggatcagAAATTAATAGTGTagcatatatttattatatttatagataactattgtataaattgattattaatttgactataaatatcctattaaaaaaatttgactataaataatttaaaggtAATAGATGGCTATAAAATTAAACTTCTCTAACGGATCGAGCGGCAAGAGCAGGCGCGCGTGCGTGACGCGGACGTCGGACGGGACGGGCGGGCGGGGCGGTATCCTGGGTTTCTTTTTTGTCGCCGTCGGCGTCTTCCCTTGGATGGTTCGGAGTCGCGCGACCGTAAAACCGAGCCGTGCCGATCGATGGTTGTGCTGTTCGATGGTAGTACTCGCGTGGCGTGGGTACATAACGATCGACCGGCGAGACAGCGTCTTGCGTGGGCGAGGTGACGTCGCACGGACAGTGATTTTTTCCTGTCGCGCGTGCTTCTCAATGTTCTCGTGTCTGTGGAGAGAtcgcccgggggggggggggggggggggggggatggatGATTAGTAGGACCGACCGACGATGTGTGGTCTTTCTTATTTGCAGATGGGAAAGATTAGGATGGGGCTTTTGCTTGCGACAAGGGGTTCTAGAAGGCGTCAGGATTTTATTTTAATCTGGAGGGCGGATTACCGGCTATCGCCAAACTTCAGTCGATCGGGTAGAAGCTTCGTCGTGCTGCCGGATTTGGCATCTGTGTGTTGTCAGCTGTGCGCTTTATCTTCTGCTCTGGACCTCTGGCTCTCTGGTCACTGATGAGCTCGTTGttttcctctcccctctccttcgATGTATTCTTGTAAAGTTATCAACGGCCTTAAGCAACGTTGTTGTCAGTGGGCCCACATACCGCAGTGAAAGCTCAAGTGGCAATTCCAAAGGCCCAATTCATATGGGATCGATCTCTCTGGATTAAGTCCAATTTACCACCATCAACTATGGTTGAGTTTGATTCGTGCccctcaacaaaaaaaaaaaaaaaaaccagtcaATCTACCTCCCGAGTGATTTTGACACTGGTTTGCTTTGACGTTGGCGCCACATAGCCTTGACTAGAACCACAAGTCAGTGAAAGCCATCCCTTTCTTCCACTCTCCCAAATTGCACGGATGATAGCACTGTGCAGGGCGGTGGTACTACAAGCAACGACAACATTGAGGAGAGGTTGCTGCCAACAGAGAAGATGCCTAGGTAGTGGTGGATGTGCGCCGGCCGACGtctcctccatcctcctcctTGGCTCCTCGTCATTGGCAACAGCAGCAGAGGTCGTTCCCCTCCTGCGGAAGAGTGGAGGAAAGGGAAGGGGTGATGGGGGTCAGAGATTGGCTCTGCCTCTACCTCGGCCCAACCATCACCTGATCGTAGCTCCAACCTTGACCTCTCCTCGTCCAATGACCACGACAGCACCGACGCTTGCACCGACCCTACCGCCACTCCTCCTGTTGGCGCGACGCACCTACCCCCGATCTCGTCGTTGCACACCGCGCCTACCCTCACCACCATCGCCACTCCTCTAGTTGGTGCACAACACACTCGACACCACGCCGCTCAAAATCTGCACCACCTTGGGGCCGTCCACAGGTACAATGTCCATGGCCGCCATGATGAGAAGAGGAAAGTACAGCCGTTGCCAGATGAAAAAAAAGCAACACCAGCCGCAGGTTTGGAGTTGGGGGTTACTTCGTGATGTTCTCATCCCCTTTGATGATGCCCTCACTGCTCGGCTCCGATGGTCTTCGTTAGCCACTAGCCTCGGAACGAGGCTCCGATGCCACCCATCTTTGCGTGACTGTGTCCAGCCAAGGGAGAGAGAACAAAGATATTTTTTagagaaggattttttttacccAACATCTACATCCAACCGAATGTATGAAACCTTCTTAATTTTGGAACTTAGCCCCTCAAACAACCAAATCTGAAATTCGCTGCTATAGAGATATGAACTCAGGAGCTTAGGGTGCTACTCAGATCATtacaaccactaggctacatgcaaAGATAAAGATAATGGAGCACTTAATGGTAGGTGGGACCCATCGGCAAAACCACAATAAAAACCGTCCGATAGACAAATTGATCCggtttaatagttgaggggATTACATATCTGATTTTACTGCGTCCATAGTTAACGGAGCAAAATAGACTTTGTCCATCCTCCCTCAATCCCCGAAGGCCCAATTCACATAGGATCCTCGCCCAATCTAGAAAgtaataagttcatctgaggtctcttaact from Oryza glaberrima chromosome 3, OglaRS2, whole genome shotgun sequence carries:
- the LOC127768353 gene encoding uncharacterized protein LOC127768353 — encoded protein: MDHGGDERRSAGAYEAALRAVQRPAAKPWRGGGGGGGAGGSAGAAGAAPPKVYRVAPRDFRELVQRLTGAGTAAPAVAMGASQAVPAPPPPYAGVPAHGQSDAAAAADMFDYASWFSVPLLSPASMPAAGYDGQLHHGHGALL